A single Salmo salar unplaced genomic scaffold, Ssal_v3.1, whole genome shotgun sequence DNA region contains:
- the LOC123740279 gene encoding zinc finger CCCH domain-containing protein 13-like has protein sequence EEREERERRERERERWREGRDREERERREERERREEREERERREEREIKREKEREKEEDLRDK, from the exons gaggagagagaggagagagagaggagagagagggagagagagagatggagggag ggaagagacagagaggagagagagaggagagaggagagagagaggagagaggagagagaggagagagagaggagagaggagagagaaataaaaagagagaaagagagagagaaagaggaagatttGCGGGATAAGTAG